GAAGACCGTCTGTACACCAAAGAATGGACGCTGCCATTTGAGCGTGTCCGCCAGATGTCTTTCTACGGAGCGTTGCAGGAAGCCGCGACCCATCTTGGATACAAACTGCTGCGCGAGCGGGCCGCGGCAGTCGGCGACCGCATTCTGGATAGAATCTTCTTTCTAATCGGTCGCGACGAAGCCAGTCACGCGGGCTTTTATCGCGGCGTCATGGAAGTCGAATTAGAACGCGATCGCGAGGGCACGCTGGCTGACATGGCTCATGTGATACCGCGCTTCAAGATGCCTGGCGAGGGCTTGTTCCCCGACTATCACGCGAGCCTGGTTGCGGCGGGTCTGCCTGATGACAGTGCGTGGTATATGGAAAGGGTCGTGATGCCCACCCTGAAAGCCTCGGGCACCAGCTGGGAAGAGCTGCGCGAATCGTCGCGCAAGATCCGCCGTGACCGCGAATCTATCTGAGGCGCAGGCGATCGTTCGACGCCTCCAATCAACGTGTAAGTGGCGATGGAGGAGGAAGGGGCCCGGTGGCCCCACCGGTCTTCAAAACCGGCTTGGCGGCTAATATTGTCGCCGGAGGGTTCGACTCCCTCCCCCCTCCGCCAGTTAAAATCTTCAAATAAATCAAAGTAATTATGACTTCGCACGCGCAAAGCGATTATGGCATGTATAGTCGACCTCGCTGTGGACATTGACTTTTCCCACAATCTTCCCACAATTAGTGTGCGTGGCAACATTCCGCCGAAATCGCTCGGGAAATTGGGAAGTTGCGATTCGCCGACGAAACTACCCTTCCCAATACGGCACATTTGACACTCGCGCCGAAGCAGAGCGCTGGGCATCCGTGATTGAAGGGGAAATGGCGCGCGGCCGTTTTGTCCCAAGCACCGAAGCAGAACGAACTTCCTTGGCGCAAGCTCTGGAACGCTATGAACGCGAAGTCAGCGTTAGAAAGAAAGGATATTCACAAGAGCGAAGCCGTCTAAACAGATTCAAGCGTCATGCTCTTTCACTCAGATCGCTGGCATCGATTCGACCCAAAGACATTGCTCAATACATATCGGAGAGGGAAGGCGTTGTCGGCGGACAGACGATTCGGCTGGATCTGGAGTTGATTTCCCATTTGTTCACTGTGGCAAGACGTCGGTGGGGAATGGAGTCGTTGTCTAACCCTGTTCAGTTGACA
The sequence above is a segment of the Candidatus Binataceae bacterium genome. Coding sequences within it:
- a CDS encoding acyl-ACP desaturase, with product MKDSVYREKIHRIYVDFLKSAESKRRWNPFDDVPWDSLEPAKASPQTIRAVEHTCTEEMYLPDYGAQVMPLLRKTFGLSWFWANWTYEESMHALALREYLIRSGNHSVESMIAFEDRLYTKEWTLPFERVRQMSFYGALQEAATHLGYKLLRERAAAVGDRILDRIFFLIGRDEASHAGFYRGVMEVELERDREGTLADMAHVIPRFKMPGEGLFPDYHASLVAAGLPDDSAWYMERVVMPTLKASGTSWEELRESSRKIRRDRESI